The following coding sequences lie in one Eubacterium ventriosum genomic window:
- a CDS encoding Na/Pi cotransporter family protein encodes MNIFDVLSLIGGLALFLFGMNIMGDALEKRAGNQLKNILEKLTSNRFKGFLLGAGVTAIIQSSSATTVMVVGFVNSGIMSLKQAIGIIMGANVGTTITSWILSLTGIESSNIWVSLLKPTSFTPILAMIGLIMIMSKKNSKRADTGMILLGFAVLMFGMEQMSGSVSGLRDVPEFRNILVMFSNPVLGVLAGAFLTAVIQSSSASVGILQALASTGAVTYGSAIPIIMGQNIGTCVTAIISSFGANKNAKRTAIVHLSFNIIGTTVWLAVFCLLNSIIQFPFISDSANQLGIAIVHTTFNILCTLLLFPFANQLEKLACIIIKDAEKKESLQLLDERLMTTPAIAIDRCKKVVMEMFEKTIEGVSCACDILSEYDSKVIDKVKEYEEEVDKYEDKIGTYLVRISTRDLSESDSKSVSELLHIIGDIERISDHSVGIAKSAEEIHDKKLHFSENARKELKVLINAAKDILNQSQTAFENNDMDASLTVEALEEVIDHLKHQLKKRHIDRLKNGKCTIEQGFIMTDILTSLERISDHCSNIAGCVEEIDHDSLGLHAYSSEIDKNPGSKFYQVYTQNKDKYAID; translated from the coding sequence ATGAACATTTTTGACGTATTATCTCTTATTGGAGGTTTAGCATTATTCCTTTTTGGAATGAATATTATGGGTGATGCTCTTGAAAAAAGAGCTGGGAATCAGTTGAAAAACATTCTTGAAAAATTAACATCTAACAGATTTAAGGGATTTTTGCTTGGGGCAGGAGTAACAGCAATTATTCAGAGTTCTTCAGCAACAACAGTTATGGTTGTGGGTTTTGTTAACTCAGGAATTATGAGTCTTAAGCAGGCAATAGGAATTATTATGGGGGCAAACGTTGGAACAACCATTACATCTTGGATTCTTAGTTTAACAGGGATTGAAAGCTCAAACATTTGGGTTAGTCTTTTAAAGCCAACATCATTTACACCAATTCTTGCAATGATTGGTTTGATAATGATTATGTCAAAGAAAAACTCAAAACGTGCAGATACAGGAATGATTCTTTTAGGATTTGCAGTTTTAATGTTTGGAATGGAACAGATGTCAGGTTCTGTTAGCGGATTAAGAGATGTTCCTGAATTTAGAAACATATTAGTAATGTTTAGCAATCCGGTATTAGGTGTATTGGCAGGTGCATTCTTAACAGCAGTAATCCAGAGTTCATCAGCTTCAGTAGGTATACTTCAGGCATTGGCTTCAACAGGAGCAGTAACATACGGAAGTGCAATTCCTATCATTATGGGACAGAATATCGGAACTTGTGTAACAGCAATTATTTCATCATTTGGAGCAAACAAAAACGCAAAAAGAACAGCAATTGTTCATTTGTCATTTAACATAATCGGAACAACGGTATGGCTTGCAGTATTTTGCTTATTAAATTCAATTATACAGTTTCCATTTATAAGTGATTCAGCCAATCAGCTTGGAATAGCAATTGTTCATACAACATTTAATATTTTATGTACATTATTATTATTCCCATTTGCAAACCAGTTGGAAAAACTTGCATGTATCATTATAAAGGATGCAGAAAAGAAAGAATCATTACAGTTACTTGATGAACGTCTTATGACAACACCTGCAATTGCAATTGACAGATGTAAAAAAGTTGTAATGGAAATGTTTGAGAAAACAATTGAAGGAGTAAGCTGTGCCTGTGACATTTTAAGTGAGTACGATTCAAAAGTAATAGACAAGGTTAAAGAGTACGAAGAAGAAGTGGACAAGTACGAGGATAAGATAGGAACCTATCTTGTAAGAATCAGTACAAGAGACTTAAGTGAAAGTGACAGTAAGAGCGTAAGTGAGTTATTACACATCATCGGAGACATTGAAAGAATTTCAGACCACTCAGTAGGAATAGCAAAGTCAGCAGAAGAAATTCATGATAAAAAATTACATTTCTCAGAAAATGCAAGAAAAGAATTAAAAGTTTTAATTAATGCAGCAAAAGATATTTTGAATCAGTCACAGACAGCTTTTGAAAATAATGATATGGATGCTTCATTAACTGTTGAGGCATTGGAAGAAGTAATAGACCATTTGAAACACCAGTTGAAGAAGAGACATATTGACAGATTAAAAAATGGTAAGTGCACAATTGAGCAGGGATTTATAATGACAGACATTCTTACTTCTTTGGAAAGAATATCAGACCATTGTTCTAACATTGCAGGATGTGTTGAGGAAATTGACCATGACAGTCTTGGACTTCATGCATACAGCAGTGAAATAGATAAAAATCCGGGAAGTAAATTCTATCAGGTTTATACACAGAACAAAGATAAATATGCAATTGACTAG
- a CDS encoding response regulator transcription factor, giving the protein MIYLVEDDSSIRELVIYALNSTGLEAKGFEKPSEFWKAVEEEEPSLVILDVMLPEESGIDVLKKIRSNPAIEKLPVIMETAKTSEYDRINGLESGADDYISKPFSMMEMVARVKALIRRSEYKHEEKDYTINNLYVCPIKHLVKVDDREVVLTLKEYEMLCLLLKNRGIVLSREQLLNKIWGYSFDGESRTVDVHVRTLRQKLGTAGDVIKTIRGVGYKISA; this is encoded by the coding sequence ATGATTTATTTGGTAGAAGACGATAGCAGTATTAGAGAATTAGTAATATATGCATTAAACAGTACAGGTCTTGAGGCAAAAGGCTTTGAGAAACCTTCAGAATTTTGGAAGGCAGTTGAGGAAGAAGAGCCAAGTCTTGTAATACTTGATGTAATGCTTCCTGAGGAAAGTGGAATTGATGTTTTAAAGAAAATAAGAAGCAATCCTGCAATTGAGAAGCTTCCGGTAATTATGGAAACAGCAAAAACAAGTGAGTATGACAGAATAAACGGACTTGAAAGTGGTGCAGATGATTATATTTCAAAACCATTTAGCATGATGGAAATGGTTGCAAGAGTTAAAGCGTTAATCAGAAGATCTGAGTACAAGCATGAAGAAAAGGATTATACAATTAATAATCTTTATGTTTGCCCAATAAAGCATCTTGTAAAAGTTGACGACAGGGAAGTTGTCTTAACATTAAAAGAATATGAAATGTTATGCCTTCTTTTAAAGAATAGAGGTATTGTTTTGTCAAGAGAACAGCTTCTTAACAAGATTTGGGGATACTCTTTTGACGGAGAAAGTAGAACAGTGGATGTTCATGTAAGAACTCTTAGGCAGAAACTTGGAACGGCAGGAGATGTTATAAAAACTATCCGTGGAGTTGGTTATAAAATCTCGGCTTAA
- the phoU gene encoding phosphate signaling complex protein PhoU — MRNKFDEQLDNLNNELIKMGKLCEQAISGAIKITMEDDHEELKREVLETDSEIDKKERDIESICMKLLLRQQPVARDLRVISSALKMISDMERIGDQASDIVELAQYIKKSDVKYKTHLSDMANEVIKMVTKSIKSFVKKDIEMARNVIVYDDVVDNYFEEIKKELIRIISSGESDGEEFIDILMIAKYLERIGDHATNIAEWVEYSILGYHAE, encoded by the coding sequence ATGAGAAATAAGTTTGATGAACAGCTTGACAATCTAAATAATGAATTAATTAAAATGGGTAAACTTTGTGAGCAGGCTATTTCAGGAGCCATCAAAATTACAATGGAAGATGACCATGAAGAATTAAAAAGAGAAGTATTGGAAACAGACAGCGAAATTGACAAAAAAGAAAGAGATATTGAATCTATTTGTATGAAACTTTTGCTTAGACAGCAGCCGGTAGCAAGGGATTTAAGAGTTATTTCCTCAGCACTTAAGATGATATCAGACATGGAGCGTATAGGCGACCAGGCATCAGATATTGTTGAATTGGCTCAGTATATTAAAAAAAGTGATGTAAAATACAAAACACATTTAAGTGACATGGCAAACGAAGTTATAAAAATGGTAACAAAGAGCATTAAGTCTTTTGTAAAGAAAGATATTGAAATGGCAAGAAATGTTATTGTCTATGATGATGTTGTTGATAACTATTTTGAAGAGATAAAGAAAGAGTTAATAAGAATAATTTCTTCAGGAGAAAGTGATGGTGAAGAATTTATTGATATTCTTATGATTGCCAAATATCTTGAAAGAATAGGCGACCATGCAACTAATATTGCAGAATGGGTTGAGTACTCAATTCTAGGCTATCACGCAGAGTAA
- the pstB gene encoding phosphate ABC transporter ATP-binding protein PstB, with product MGKIDIKDMDLFYGDFHAIKDVNLSIPKNQITAFIGPSGCGKSTVLKSLNRMNDLVVDCKIQGKITLDGVDIYKDMDVNDLRKRVGMVFQKANLFPMSIYDNIAYGPRTHGIRSKAKLDEIVERTLKQAAIWDEVKDSLKKNALAMSGGQQQRLCIARALAVEPEVLLMDEPTSALDPISTSKIEDLATELKKDYTIVMVTHNMQQAARISDNTAFFLLGEVVEYSDTEQMFSMPRDKRTEDYITGRFG from the coding sequence ATGGGAAAAATAGATATAAAGGACATGGACCTTTTTTACGGAGATTTTCATGCCATAAAGGATGTAAATTTATCAATTCCAAAGAACCAGATTACAGCATTTATAGGACCTTCAGGATGTGGTAAGTCAACAGTACTTAAATCACTTAACAGAATGAATGATCTTGTAGTGGATTGTAAAATACAGGGAAAAATAACACTTGATGGTGTTGATATATATAAAGACATGGACGTAAATGACTTAAGAAAAAGAGTGGGAATGGTATTCCAGAAAGCTAATCTTTTTCCAATGAGCATATACGATAACATTGCATATGGACCAAGAACTCACGGTATCCGTTCAAAGGCAAAACTTGACGAAATTGTTGAGCGAACATTAAAACAGGCAGCAATTTGGGATGAAGTAAAAGATTCATTAAAGAAAAATGCCCTTGCAATGTCAGGTGGCCAGCAGCAGAGACTTTGTATTGCAAGAGCTTTAGCAGTTGAACCAGAAGTGTTATTAATGGATGAACCAACATCAGCACTTGATCCTATTTCTACATCAAAGATTGAAGATTTGGCAACAGAATTAAAGAAGGATTACACAATTGTTATGGTAACTCATAACATGCAGCAGGCAGCCAGAATATCAGACAATACAGCTTTCTTCTTGTTGGGAGAGGTTGTTGAATATAGTGACACAGAGCAAATGTTCTCAATGCCTAGAGACAAGAGAACTGAGGATTATATTACAGGAAGGTTTGGTTGA
- the pstA gene encoding phosphate ABC transporter permease PstA — translation MEKEVKAVGRKAPIVKTNSKLKEYLRKPGSLIMLILIMLAAAITVGIMVYLVAYIVIRGVPYINADLFAWKYNSDNVSMTPAIINTIIIVAMTLIISVPIGVAAAIYLVEYAKRGSKLVKIIRVTTETLAGIPSIVFGLFGFLAFVLALHWGYSLIAGVLTLAIMVLPTIIRTTEEALIAVPDSFREGSFGLGAGKLRTIFVIVLPAAVPGILSGVILAIGRIVGESAALIFTAGSVAAVPWGSGKFFLSSTRTLAVHMYCLLSEGLYTNQAYATAVILLIIILIINGLSGILANKIGKENK, via the coding sequence ATGGAAAAAGAAGTAAAAGCAGTAGGCAGAAAAGCTCCTATAGTAAAAACAAACAGCAAGTTAAAAGAATATTTAAGAAAACCGGGCTCACTTATTATGCTGATTCTTATAATGCTTGCAGCGGCAATTACAGTTGGAATAATGGTTTATCTTGTTGCTTACATAGTTATAAGAGGTGTTCCCTATATTAATGCAGACTTGTTTGCATGGAAATACAATTCAGATAATGTTTCAATGACACCGGCTATTATTAACACAATTATAATAGTTGCAATGACACTGATTATTTCAGTACCTATTGGAGTGGCAGCAGCAATTTATCTTGTTGAGTATGCAAAGAGAGGTTCAAAACTTGTAAAAATCATAAGAGTTACAACTGAAACATTGGCAGGCATACCTTCAATTGTTTTCGGTTTGTTCGGTTTCCTTGCATTTGTTCTTGCCTTACATTGGGGATATTCATTAATAGCCGGAGTTTTAACACTGGCAATAATGGTTTTGCCAACAATTATAAGAACAACAGAGGAAGCGCTTATTGCTGTGCCAGACTCATTTAGAGAAGGCAGTTTTGGTTTAGGTGCAGGAAAACTTAGAACAATATTTGTTATTGTTTTGCCGGCAGCAGTTCCGGGAATTTTGTCAGGGGTTATTCTTGCAATAGGAAGAATTGTTGGTGAAAGTGCAGCACTTATTTTTACGGCAGGTTCAGTGGCGGCAGTGCCTTGGGGCTCGGGCAAGTTTTTCTTATCTTCAACAAGAACTTTGGCAGTTCATATGTACTGCTTATTGTCAGAAGGACTTTACACAAATCAGGCTTATGCAACAGCGGTAATACTTTTGATAATTATTTTAATTATTAATGGTTTATCGGGCATACTTGCAAACAAGATTGGAAAGGAAAATAAATAA
- the pstC gene encoding phosphate ABC transporter permease subunit PstC: MKIVFLVCACISIAAVITICLFMFANGVPAIKEIGITKFLFGTQWRVSQNLFGIWPMIVGSIYVTAGAMIIGVPIGLLTAVFLAKYCPKKLYKFIKPIINLMAGIPSIIYGFFGLVVIIPIIQEMFGTAGDGILAASILLGMMILPTIINTAESSIVAVPEAYYEGALALGATKERSIFKTVIPAAKSGVMSGIILGMGRAIGETMAVVMVAGNQAIIPDSITSGVRTLTANIVLEMAYATGLHRRALIATAVVLFVFVLIINVCFSIINRRSE; this comes from the coding sequence ATGAAAATAGTATTTCTTGTATGCGCATGTATATCTATTGCAGCAGTTATAACAATTTGTTTATTTATGTTTGCAAATGGTGTGCCGGCAATTAAAGAAATAGGAATAACAAAGTTCCTTTTTGGAACACAATGGCGTGTGTCACAAAATCTTTTTGGAATATGGCCAATGATTGTAGGCAGTATTTATGTAACAGCAGGGGCAATGATAATTGGTGTTCCAATTGGACTTTTAACAGCAGTATTTCTTGCAAAATACTGTCCCAAAAAATTATATAAATTTATCAAACCAATAATTAACCTTATGGCAGGGATTCCTTCTATTATATACGGATTCTTCGGACTGGTTGTTATTATTCCAATTATTCAGGAAATGTTTGGAACAGCAGGTGACGGTATACTTGCAGCATCAATTCTTCTTGGAATGATGATACTTCCAACAATTATTAACACAGCAGAATCATCAATTGTGGCAGTACCGGAAGCATATTATGAAGGAGCGCTTGCCCTTGGTGCAACAAAGGAAAGAAGTATTTTTAAGACGGTAATACCGGCGGCAAAGTCAGGTGTTATGTCAGGAATTATTCTTGGAATGGGTAGAGCCATAGGTGAAACAATGGCAGTTGTAATGGTTGCCGGGAACCAGGCAATTATACCGGACAGCATTACAAGTGGTGTCAGAACACTTACAGCCAATATCGTACTTGAAATGGCTTATGCCACAGGATTACATAGAAGAGCATTAATTGCTACAGCAGTAGTATTGTTTGTATTTGTATTAATTATAAATGTATGTTTTTCAATAATTAATAGGAGGTCTGAATAA
- a CDS encoding substrate-binding domain-containing protein, translating to MRKKVLAVVSALVITTLAFTGCGNNKSASSDNGSDSGAKSQAITVVSREEGSGTRGAFVELLGVVDENENDITVSSAQITNSTSVMLQKVAQTKSAIGYVSLGSLSTDVKAVQVDGVDATAENVKSGDYKVSRPFNICYKEDKLSDIDKDFISFIMSKEGQQIVNDNGYIGVEATESYKASGKKGKITLAGSTSVAPLMDKLKDEYVKLNADASIEIQESGSSAGIQSAIEGATEIGMSSRELKDEEAKELQVQKIALDGIAVIVNTENQVTNLTSDQIKKIYTGDLTDWADVQ from the coding sequence ATGAGAAAGAAAGTTTTAGCAGTAGTATCTGCATTGGTTATTACAACATTAGCATTCACAGGATGCGGCAACAACAAGAGTGCAAGCAGTGACAATGGTTCTGATTCAGGAGCTAAGTCACAGGCAATCACAGTAGTTTCAAGAGAAGAAGGTTCAGGAACTAGAGGAGCTTTCGTAGAACTTCTTGGAGTTGTAGATGAAAACGAAAATGACATTACAGTAAGTTCAGCACAGATTACAAACAGCACATCAGTAATGCTCCAGAAGGTAGCACAGACAAAGAGTGCAATCGGTTATGTTTCACTTGGTTCTTTATCAACAGACGTTAAGGCAGTTCAGGTTGACGGTGTTGACGCAACAGCAGAAAACGTTAAATCAGGTGATTACAAAGTATCAAGACCATTTAACATTTGTTACAAAGAAGATAAGTTATCAGACATTGACAAAGACTTCATCTCATTCATTATGAGCAAAGAAGGACAGCAGATTGTAAACGACAACGGTTACATCGGAGTTGAAGCAACAGAATCATACAAGGCAAGTGGTAAGAAAGGAAAAATCACTTTAGCAGGTTCAACATCAGTTGCGCCATTAATGGATAAGTTAAAAGATGAATATGTAAAACTAAACGCAGACGCTTCAATTGAAATTCAGGAATCAGGTTCTTCAGCAGGTATTCAGTCAGCAATCGAAGGTGCAACAGAAATCGGTATGTCATCAAGAGAATTAAAAGATGAAGAAGCAAAAGAATTACAGGTTCAGAAAATTGCATTAGATGGTATCGCTGTAATTGTTAACACAGAAAATCAGGTAACAAACCTTACATCAGATCAGATTAAGAAAATCTACACAGGTGACTTAACAGACTGGGCTGATGTTCAGTAA
- a CDS encoding GatB/YqeY domain-containing protein: MDIKVLQKDMIAAMKARDKARKESISALIQAVKKAGIDAGCRDDIPEEMVNKVILKELKTVKEQIDSCPADRTDLIEEYQARYDVFNEYAPKLMSAEEVEAELKEKFADVIATKNKGQIMKTVMPAFKGRADGKVINQIVAKMCQ, from the coding sequence ATGGACATTAAAGTATTACAGAAAGACATGATAGCTGCAATGAAAGCTAGAGACAAAGCTAGAAAGGAATCAATTTCAGCATTGATTCAGGCAGTAAAGAAAGCAGGAATTGATGCAGGCTGCAGAGATGATATTCCTGAAGAAATGGTAAACAAAGTAATTCTTAAAGAATTAAAAACTGTAAAGGAACAGATTGATTCATGTCCTGCTGACAGAACAGACTTAATAGAAGAATACCAGGCAAGATATGATGTATTCAACGAATATGCACCAAAGCTTATGAGTGCAGAAGAAGTTGAAGCAGAATTAAAAGAAAAATTTGCAGACGTAATTGCAACAAAGAACAAAGGCCAGATAATGAAAACAGTAATGCCTGCATTTAAAGGCAGAGCAGATGGCAAAGTAATCAACCAGATAGTTGCAAAAATGTGCCAGTAA
- a CDS encoding YgiQ family radical SAM protein, with protein sequence MAYKINMAFLPISKEDMKERGIEQLDFVFVIGDAYVDHPSFGHAIISRVLEANGYTVGIISQPDWKDDESINVLGEPRLAFLVMGGNMDSMVNHYYVSKKRRDSDAYTPGGVIGKRPDHAVVAYCNLIRRTNKTKPIIIGGIEASLRRMAHYDYWSNSFKRSILLDSQANLLTYGMGEKCIVQIADALASGMDVTDITYIPGTVFKTKNIELAYDPIILPSYDAMKEDKLEYANSFRVQSENTDPFNGKTLVEPYPNGVYVVQNPPQEPLTRQEMDDIYDLPYERTYHPSYEALGGIPAIQEVQFSLASCRGCFGACSFCAITFHQGRIIQSRSHESIINEAKKIIDMPNFKGYIHDVGGPTANFYHPSCKKQLKSGVCKHKQCLFPHPCKNLNVDHKDYLSLLRKLRELPKVKKVFVRSGIRFDYIMEDKDDTFFKELVKYHISGQLKVAPEHISDKVLSYMGKPQNCVYESFITKYKKLNEKEGKNQFVVPYLMSSHPGSDMTEAVKLAEYLRDIGYNPQQVQDFYPTPSTMSTVMYYTGVDPRTMKPVYVPKNPHEKAMQRALMQYRNPANYDLVKEALHIAGREDLIGFGKECLIKPRQFKYEKNYGGNGGKGNGKSKDSRKDARGKNFSGKDSSNNKNGRGKNFADKDNRGGKNSVNNKNTRSGKNFANDKNARGGKVQTGNSHNGKVQSGNSRNGKVQSGNVHNGKSGRKSSKRR encoded by the coding sequence TAGATTTTGTGTTTGTAATAGGGGATGCTTATGTAGACCATCCATCTTTTGGACATGCTATTATAAGTAGAGTTTTGGAAGCTAATGGATATACAGTTGGTATTATTTCACAGCCTGATTGGAAGGACGATGAAAGCATTAATGTTTTGGGAGAACCAAGATTGGCATTTCTGGTAATGGGTGGAAATATGGATTCAATGGTTAATCATTACTATGTTTCAAAGAAAAGAAGAGATAGTGATGCCTACACTCCGGGCGGAGTAATTGGAAAAAGACCGGATCATGCAGTAGTTGCTTATTGTAATCTTATTCGCAGAACTAACAAAACAAAGCCGATTATAATAGGTGGTATTGAGGCAAGTCTTAGAAGAATGGCGCATTATGATTATTGGAGCAATAGTTTTAAACGTTCAATTTTATTGGATAGTCAGGCAAATCTTTTAACTTATGGAATGGGTGAAAAGTGTATAGTTCAGATTGCAGATGCCTTGGCAAGTGGTATGGATGTTACGGATATTACTTATATTCCGGGAACTGTTTTTAAGACTAAAAATATAGAACTTGCTTATGATCCAATAATTCTTCCGTCTTATGATGCCATGAAGGAAGACAAATTAGAGTATGCAAATAGTTTTAGGGTTCAGTCTGAAAATACTGATCCTTTTAATGGAAAAACTTTGGTGGAACCTTATCCAAACGGAGTTTATGTTGTACAGAATCCACCCCAGGAGCCCTTAACAAGACAGGAAATGGATGATATTTACGACCTTCCATATGAGAGAACTTACCATCCAAGTTACGAGGCTTTAGGTGGGATACCTGCCATTCAGGAAGTTCAGTTTTCATTGGCAAGTTGTCGTGGTTGTTTTGGGGCATGTAGTTTCTGTGCCATAACATTCCATCAGGGAAGAATTATTCAGTCAAGAAGCCACGAATCAATCATAAATGAGGCAAAAAAAATTATTGATATGCCTAATTTTAAAGGATATATTCATGATGTTGGTGGCCCTACAGCTAACTTTTATCATCCGTCATGTAAGAAGCAGTTAAAATCAGGTGTGTGTAAGCATAAGCAATGTCTTTTCCCACATCCTTGTAAGAATCTGAATGTTGACCACAAGGATTATTTAAGTCTTCTTAGAAAGTTAAGAGAATTGCCTAAGGTCAAAAAAGTATTTGTCCGTTCAGGTATTAGATTTGACTATATTATGGAAGATAAAGATGATACTTTCTTTAAAGAGCTGGTTAAATATCATATTAGTGGACAGCTTAAGGTAGCTCCTGAGCATATTTCTGATAAGGTTTTGTCTTATATGGGAAAACCTCAGAATTGTGTTTATGAAAGTTTTATCACTAAATATAAGAAACTTAACGAAAAAGAAGGAAAGAACCAGTTTGTTGTGCCATATCTTATGAGTTCCCATCCGGGCTCTGATATGACAGAGGCAGTGAAGTTGGCTGAGTACCTTAGAGATATTGGCTATAATCCCCAGCAGGTTCAGGATTTTTACCCTACACCGTCAACAATGTCAACTGTAATGTACTATACGGGAGTTGATCCGCGAACAATGAAGCCGGTGTATGTTCCAAAAAATCCGCACGAAAAGGCAATGCAAAGAGCCCTTATGCAGTACAGAAATCCTGCAAACTACGACTTAGTTAAAGAAGCACTTCATATAGCAGGAAGAGAAGACCTTATAGGTTTTGGCAAGGAATGCCTTATTAAACCCAGACAGTTTAAATATGAGAAAAACTATGGTGGAAACGGCGGAAAAGGTAACGGAAAGTCTAAGGATTCACGTAAGGATGCGCGAGGTAAGAATTTTTCAGGCAAAGATTCCTCAAATAACAAGAATGGTCGTGGTAAGAATTTCGCAGATAAAGACAACCGCGGAGGAAAAAATTCAGTAAATAATAAAAATACCCGCAGTGGTAAGAATTTTGCAAATGACAAAAATGCCCGTGGCGGTAAGGTGCAGACAGGTAACTCACATAATGGCAAAGTGCAATCCGGCAATTCACGTAATGGTAAAGTACAATCCGGTAATGTGCATAACGGAAAGTCCGGCAGGAAATCTAGCAAGAGACGTTAA